The following proteins come from a genomic window of Sorghum bicolor cultivar BTx623 chromosome 3, Sorghum_bicolor_NCBIv3, whole genome shotgun sequence:
- the LOC8073360 gene encoding zinc finger protein STAMENLESS 1 has product SVNSRRQEIEGSPLDLNNLPEEYGKQAVESSTTTATSSVDAVTRMKKKSRGGKDDAAKEYECRFCSLKFRKSQALGGHMNRHRQERETETLNRARQLVFGNESLATIGAQMSFRDVNMASAASPTVLGGNFRGGASATGGSSVGEPCLPFRLSPQPSYHYLYTEPPSTLHPMSYPATYPGPPRQPAVGDYVIGHAVSAAAAAGDALMQSTHRGSFSCFGAPLTAPPAAAAMAAAVATTNVQADKVNCNCSFGCGGHSRNNNVNASST; this is encoded by the exons TCTGTGAACTCCAGGAGGCAAGAGATCGAAGGGAGCCCATTGGACCTGAACAACTTGCCGGAGGAGTACGGCAAGCAAGCGGTAGAGAGCTCCACGACCACCGCCACATCAAGCGTCGATGCAGTTACTA GGATGAAGAAGAAGAGCCGTGGAGGGAAGGACGATGCTGCAAAGGAGTATGAGTGCCGGTTTTGCTCCCTCAAGTTCCGCAAGTCTCAAGCGCTTGGCGGCCATATGAACCGCCATCGACAAG AGAGGGAGACTGAAACCCTCAACCGCGCCCGGCAACTCGTCTTCGGCAACGAGAGCCTTGCCACCATCGGCGCGCAGATGAG TTTCAGGGATGTGAATATGGCTAGCGCTGCCTCACCGACCGTACTGGGAGGAAACTTCCGGGGAGGCGCCAGCGCCACCGGCGGCAGCAGCGTCGGCGAACCCTGCCTCCCGTTCCGGCTGTCGCCGCAGCCTTCGTACCATTACCTCTACACGGAGCCACCATCCACACTGCACCCGATGAGCTACCCGGCGACGTACCCGGGCCCACCGCGCCAGCCTGCGGTCGGCGACTATGTCATCGGCCACGCagtctccgccgccgccgccgccggcgacgcaCTGATGCAGTCGACACACCGCGGCAGCTTCTCTTGCTTCGGAGCTCCACTCACCGCTCCGCCGGCAGCAgcggccatggcggcggcggtggctacAACGAACGTGCAGGCCGACAAAGTTAACTGCAACTGCAGCTTCGGCTGCGGCGGCCACAGCAGAAATAATAACGTGAACgcctcctccacttga
- the LOC8065876 gene encoding extended synaptotagmin-1, with protein MVKKKLKKLYGRDAREFFNQVMVEQPLLPFLIPLGLFAWFVERWVVPFSNWVPLAAAVWATIQYGRFKRRTTVEDLNKRWKHLILNTAPTTPIEPCEWLNKLLLEVWPNYMEPKLSKRFQSTVERRLKNRKPKLIDKIELQEFSLGSCPPTLGDQGMRWITSGDQQVMRLGFDWNSHEMSVMFLAKLAKPLMGACRIVINSIHIKGDLLLLPILDGEAILYSFESTPEVRIGVAFGSGGSQAIPGMELPGVSTWLVKLLTETIGKTMVEPRRLCFSLPSVDLRKRAVGGVLSVTVVSASNLCKSTANDIGNRQSSNGGAAYGIADNKVSQTFVEVEVGNLMRKTSTSKGLNPTWNSTFNMVLHGDTGIVKFLLYELDSDGVKFNYLTSCEIKVKYVLDGSTIFWAIGHKSGVVAKHTEHCGQEVGMVVPFEDINGELTVSLVLKEWQFSDGSVTLSNSLGNGLQSSFDGSIKLQSTTGRRLRARVVEGRALTANSKSGKCDPYVKLQYGKALYRTKTLSHTVRPVWNDKFEFDEISGGEYLKIKCYNADMFGDESIGSARVNLEGLLDGASRDVWVPLEKVDAGEIRLEIEPIKNDHNNSMQSSSSKAGAGWIELVVIEARDLVAADLRGTSDPYVRVQYGNKKKRTKVIYKTLSPQWSQTFEFPETGEPLVLHVKDHNAVLPTASIGHCTVEYSMLSPNQSAEKWIPLQGVKSGEIHVKIARRVSVPDSEKKNILGTDPSGKGHKISTQMRDSLKKFTGLIDDGGDPEALALAVTEMEGIQGEQEEYIETLEREKAMLLHKIHELGSEIIRTSSGPPRTRY; from the exons AtggtgaagaagaagctgaagaaaCTGTATGGCAGGGATGCTCGGGAGTTCTTTAACCAGGTCATGGTGGAGCAACCCTTGCTGCCCTTCCTGATCCCGCTCGGCCTCTTTGCGTGGTTTGTCGAACGGTGGGTTGTGCCATTCTCAAACTGGGTTCCCCTCGCTGCTgctgtttgggcaaccattcaG TATGGGAGGTTTAAGAGGAGGACAACTGTAGAAGATTTGAACAAAAGATGGAAGCATCTTATACTGAATACAGCA CCCACCACACCAATTGAGCCTTGCGAATGGTTGAACAAACTTTTGTTAGAAGTTTGGCCTAATTACATGGAACCAAAACTATCGAAGAGGTTTCAGTCTACCGTCGAG AGACGTTTAAAGAATCGAAAACCAAAATTAATa GATAAAATAGAATTACAGGAATTCTCACTTGGCTCTTGTCCACCTACCCTGGGAGATCAGGGCATGCGTTGGATTACTTCTGGTGACCAG CAAGTCATGCGCTTGGGATTTGATTGGAATAGCCACGAGATGAGTGTAATGTTTTTGGCGAAATTAGCGAAGCCACTGATGGGGGCTTGTCGAATTGTTATAAACAGCATTCACATCAAGGGAGAT CTTCTACTATTACCCATACTTGATGGGGAAGCTATACTCTATTCTTTTGAATCAACCCCAGAAGTCAGGATTGGGGTAGCATTTGGAAGTGGTGGAAGCCAAGCAATTCCTGGTATGGAGTTACCAGGTGTCTCGACATGGCTG GTGAAGCTTTTGACGGAGACCATAGGGAAAACAATGGTTGAACCTCGCCGGCTATGTTTTTCTTTGCCATCAGTAGATCTACGGAAACGAGCAGTTGGAGGTGTTCTCTCAGTTACTGTTGTATCAGCTAGTAACCTCTGTAAGAGCACAGCTAATGATATAGGGAACCGCCAAAGCTCAAATGGAGGGGCCGCGTACGGAATTGCTGATAACAAGGTATCACAGACATTTGTTGAGGTAGAAGTTGGCAATTTGATGAGAAAAACAAGTACCAGTAAGGGTCTAAATCCTACGTGGAACAGTACATTTAACATGGTACTGCATGGAGACACAGGCATTGTCAAGTTTCTTCTGTATGAATTGGATTCTGATGGTGTCAAATTCAATTACTTGACAAGCTGTGAGATAAAG GTCAAGTATGTTCTTGATGGTTCAACAATATTTTGGGCTATAGGGCATAAGTCTGGTGTTGTTGCAAAGCATACTGAGCATTGCGGACAAGAAGTTGGAATGGTTGTTCCGTTTGAGGATATCAATGGCGAG TTAACTGTAAGCCTTGTGCTAAAAGAATGGCAGTTCTCTGATGGGTCGGTTACATTGAGTAATTCTCTGGGCAATGGACTTCAAAGCTCATTTGATGGATCGATAAAGCTTCAGTCCACAACAGGAAGGAGACTTAGGGCCAGAGTTGTTGAGGGTAGGGCCCTTACAGCTAACAGTAAATCTGGAAAATGTGACCCTTATGTGAAACTCCAGTACGGAAAG GCTCTATACCGAACAAAAACACTGTCACATACAGTTCGACCAGTTTGGAATGATAAGTTTGAGTTTGATGAGATCTCTGGTGGTGAATATCTGAAGATCAAATGCTATAATGCAGATATGTTTGGTGATGAGAGCATTGGTAGTGCAAGAGTTAATTTGGAGGGACTTCTCGATGGTGCTAGCCGTGATGTTTGGGTACCActtgaaaaagtagatgcaGGAGAGATCAGGCTTGAAATAGAGCCAATAAAGAATGATCACAACAATAGCATGCAG AGCTCAAGCAGTAAAGCTGGAGCTGGTTGGATTGAGCTAGTCGTAATTGAAGCCAGAGATCTAGTTGCTGCCGATCTGAGAGGCACTAGTGATCCTTATGTCCGGGTGCAATATGGGAACAAGAAGAAACGAACCAAG gtcatttacaaaactcTCTCTCCACAGTGGAGCCAGACATTCGAGTTCCCAGAAACTGGAGAACCCCTGGTTTTGCATGTGAAGGACCACAACGCCGTCCTTCCAACCGCTAGTATCGGCCATTGCACCGTTGAATACAGCATGCTGTCTCCGAACCAATCCGCTGAAAAATGGATACCACTCCAAGGGGTAAAAAGCGGAGAAATCCATGTAAAGATCGCACGGAGAGTATCAGTACCAGACTCCGAGAAGAAAAACATACTCGGGACAGATCCATCTGGCAAGGGACACAAGATATCGACACAG ATGAGAGACAGCCTGAAGAAATTCACAGGCTTGATCGACGACGGAGGTGACCCGGAGGCCCTGGCGCTGGCGGTGACAGAGATGGAAGGCATCCAGGGCGAGCAGGAAGAGTACATAGAAACCCTGGAGCGGGAGAAGGCGATGCTGCTGCACAAGATACATGAGCTTGGTTCCGAAATCATTAGGACATCATCTGGTCCTCCAAGGACGCGGTACTAG